CCAGCTTGCCCGAAGCGTCGACCCCGATCTCCTTCAGGGCAGCTTCGACCAGATCCAGCCCGCCGCCACCGCCGAAGCCCGAGGCGGAGATGTTCTGGCGCTCGTACTGGAGCAGGCGCTTGGCGATGTCCCAACCGCCGTTGACCTTGCCGACCAGCTGTTCCTTGGGGACCTTCACGTTGTCGAAGAAGGTCTCGCAGAACGGCGAGGAGCCGCTGATCAGCTTGATCGGCCGCGCCTCGACACCGGGCGAGCTCATGTCGAACAGCACGAACGAGATGCCCTCGTGCTTCTTGGTGGTGTCGGTGCGCACCAGGCAGAAGATCCAGTCGGCCTGGTCGGCATAACTGGTCCACACCTTCTGGCCGTTGATCAGCCAGTGGTCGCCCTTGTCCTCGCACTTGGTCTGCAAGCTGGCGAGGTCGGAACCGGCGCCGGGCTCGCTATAGCCCTGGCACCAGCGAGTCTCGCCGCGCACGATCTCCGGCAGGAAGCGCTGCTTCTGCTCCTCGGTGGCGTATTCCAGCAGCACCGGACCCAGCATCCAGATCCCGAAGCTCATCAGGGCGGGGCGGGCCTTGAGGCGGCGCAGTTCCTGTTCCAGCACCTTGTTCTCGGCCTTGGACAGGCCGCCGCCGCCGTACGCCTTGGGCCACATCGGCGCGGTCCAGCCACGCTCGGCCATCCGGTCCAGCCACAGCTTGGCGTCGGGGTTCTTCCAGACGAACTTTTTACCGCCCCAGGGTGCGTCGTCCTCGGTCATGGGCGCGTTCAGGGACGAAGGATAGTTGGCCTCGAGCCAGGCCCGCGTCTCGGCCCGGAAGGTCTCCAGATCGCCGCCGCCGAAATCCGCCATAGCCGTTCTCCCTCGTCTCGTCTCTTTCGCGGCGCCGTCGTTCTCAGGGCTTTTCCGCGTCGTCGGCCGGCAGACTACGCCATGAGACGACGGGGGCAAGCTGATTCAAACGGATGTTCGTCACGCGACGGGCGCCCGCTGCGGACGAGCCGCGCTATAGAGGATGTCGATGACGTGTCCCGCCGGGATTCGCCGATCAGGGGTCTAGATGTCCGCGCCGCAACTGAGGCCTGCCTTCCTCGCCGTCGCGCCGACGCTGTCGGCCATCCTGGCGGCCGCCGCCGGGATCCTGCTGCTGGCCTCGGGCGCGACGCCGTCCGAGCCGACCCGCTTCGCGATCTGGGTGGCCGTGGCCCCCGGACCGCTGATCGAGGTCAGCCACTTCGTCTCGTCGATCATCGGCCTGATCCTGGTCCTGCTGGCCTTCGGCCTGCGCTCGCGTCTGGACGCGGCGTGGTGGGCGGCGCTGTTCGCCCTGGCCGGCGGCGCGGTCCTGGCTCTGTTCAAGGGTCTGAATTGGGAAGAGACGGTGATCCTGACCGGCATCATGCTGGCCATGCTGCCGTTCCACGAGGCCTTCCCGCGCAAGGCCGCCCTGTCGCGGATGGAGATCACGCCCGGCTGGCTGCTGTCGGCCGCCGCCGCCCTGGTCGGGGTGGCCCTGTGCGGTTGGTGGACCTTCGCCCACACCGAATATGCCGACCAGTCGGTGATGAAGACGATCGGCGACCGGGAAGTGGCCCGCGCCATCCGTTCGTCGGCCGCCGCCGCCATCGTGCTGATGGCCATCGGCGTCTGGCGGCTGATCGCGACGCCGGCCACGCCGCCGGTCGTCGACGACACGGATCCGGAATTCGACCGCGTTCGCGCCATCCTGGCCAAGGCCGAGAACGCCGAGCCGCCGTCGAACCTGGCCCTGCTGGGCGACAAGCGCTTCCTGTTCTCGGCCTCGGGCGAGAGCTTCCTGATGTTCGGCGTGCGCGGCCGCTCGTGGATCGCCATGGGACCGCCGGTCGGGCGCGACGACGAGCGCATGGAGCTGTTCTGGCGGTTCCGCGAACTGGCCGACGCCCACGCCGCCCGCGCCGGCTTTTATGCCTTGGGTCCGGCCGATCTTCCCGACAGCGTCGACCTGGGCCTGGCCATCCAGAAAACCGGCGAGAGCGCGGCCGTGCCGCTTGAGGCCTTCTCGCTGTCCGGACGTCGCCGCGAGGTCCTGCGCCGCAACTGGCGTAAGGCCGGGGAGGGCGGGGCGGCCTTCGAGGTCATTCCCGCCGACCAGGTCCACACGGTGATGGACGACCTGAAGCGGATCTCCGACGCCTGGCTGGCCCACCACGCCGGCGGCGAGAAGGGCTTCTCGATGGGCGGCTTCGAGGAGCGCTACGTCGCCGAGTTCCCGATCGCCCTGGTGCGGGTCGAGGACCAGATCGTCGCCTTCGCCACCCTATGGACCACGGCGGGCAAGGTCTCGTTCTCGATGGACCTGATGCGCTATTCGGACGACGCGCCCAAGAACGTGATGGACTACCTGTTCGTCGAGCTGCTGGGCTGGGGCAAGGAACAGGGCTACCAGGCGTTCGAGTTTGGCGTCGCGCCGCTGGCCGGCCTGGAGGATCGCCCCCTGGCTCCGATCATGTCGCGGGTGGGGCGTCTGCTCTACGAGCGCGGCGAGGAGATCTACAATTTCCAGGGCGTGCGTCGGTACAAGGACAAGTACGACCCGGTCTGGCAGCCGCGCTACATTGCCGCGCCTCACAAATGGGCCATACCCTTTTTGCTTGCGGACATCGGTCTGCTCTCGTCTGGCGGCGTCTCCGGTCTGACCAAAAGGCCGCGACCTAGTAGCGCGGGTCGCCCGTCTTCATCCCCAGCAGATTGAGGATATGGGCCGCCATCAGCAGGGTCACGACGGCGCCGGCCACCATCAGCGGGCGCCACGGCACCATGCGCGGACCCTTTAAAACATTAAGGGGCTGAGCCCCGCGCCATCCGCAGAAGACGGCGAACAGCAGGGCGGCGACAGCGATGGCGGCGGTCGTGAGAAGATCCATTCGCCTCTCATGGCCTGCGACAATCGGCCATGTAAATGGTTAACGCGCGTTAACCACAAGGAGCCGAATCTTAGGTATACACGTTAGGAAGGTGCGCCTGTTAACCGTCCACAGCTAAGATTGACCGACGCTATATGTAGCGGTTTTGGTCGCGTTTACACGCTAGGAATCGGTGTCTAGCGTTGGTTCCCAGGTGCATAGGGAACGATTCGGATGACGGCCGCAGCGCCATGGAGCGTAAAGGGGATCGACCCCAAGGCACGAGAGGTCGCTAAGGACCTCGCGCGTCGCTCCGGCATGACGCTCGGCGAGTGGCTGAACCGCATGATCATCGAGGGCGAGGGCTTCGACGCCTCGGCCCTCGAAGCTTTCGGCGAACCCAGCCGTCCGTCGCTGGCCGTCGACAACGCCCGCACCAATCCTTCTTATTATGAGACCACCCGGGGCGGCGCGCCGTCGCGTATCGAAGCCCGTGAGCATCCCGCCGACGAGGTCGGCCGCGTGGCCGTCGCCCTGGACCGGCTGACCGACCGCATCGAGGCGGCCGAGAAGCGTTCGGCCCAGGCCATCTCGGGTATCGACGAGTCCGTGCGCGGCGCGCTCCAGCGCCTGGTCGCCGCCGAGCGTGAGCAGGTCGCCGTGGCCGCTCGCTTCGAAGGCGTGGCGGACGAGATCAAGACCGACCAGACCCGCGCCGCCGAACGGCTGCGCCGCATCGAGGCCGAAGCCGCCGGTCCGCGCTCGGCTGAAGCCCTGCGCGCCCTGGAAGGCGCGCTCGGCAAGGTCGCCGGTCACCTCTACGAAGGCGAGGCCCGCACCCGCGAGACCATCGCTCACCTGGAAAACCGCCTGGACAACCAGGCTGGCGTCGGTGCTGGCGATCCGTCGGCTCTGGTCGAAGAAGTCGTGGCCCGCCTGGGTCAGCGCCTGGAAGCCGCCGAAGCCCGCACCGCCGAAGCCCTGCAAGCCCTGAACACCTCGTTCAGCGCCCTGGACGGTCGCCTGAACGCGGTCGAGAGCAGCAATCCCGGCGAAGGCGTTCAGAAGCGCCTGGACGACCTGACCGGCAGCCTGACCCAACGCATGGAAGCCGCGCGCATGGAGATGGCCGCCAAGCTGCGCGAAAGCGCCGACGGCCGCTTCGACCGCATGGAACGCAAGCTGGGCGAAATGACCGCCCACGTGCAGGCCGCCGAGCAGCGCTCGGCCCAGGCCATCGAGCGCATGGGCCGCGAGGTCGTCGGCATGGCCGACGCCCTGAATCGTCGCGTCCAGACCTCGGAAGCCCGCAACACCGCCGCCATCGAGCAGGTCGCCGCCAGCATCGACCAGAAGCTGAACCGCGCCGACAGCGTCCAGGCCCAGGCTCTTGAGAAGCTGGGCGCCGAGATCGCCCGGATCACCGAGAAGCTGGCCGAGCGGATCGGCAACGCCGAGCGCCGCAACGCCCTGGCCATCGACGACGTCGGCGATCAGGTCACCCGCGTCACCGACCGCCTGAACCAGCGCCACGAGCGCACGTCGCAGGAACTGGTCGACCGCATCCGCCAGAGCGAGGAGCGCACCGCGCGCCTGCTGGAGGAAGCCCGCGAGAAGATCGACACCAAGCTGGGCGAGGCCCAGAAGCGCCTGGCCGAGCAGGCCGCCGCGGCCGCCCCGGCCCCCGCGCGTCCCGCCCCGTCGCCGTTCGACGACGGTGAGCGCTATTCGTTCGGCGGCGAAGCCGTTCCCGAGGATGTCTTCCACCAGGCGGCCGCCTTCGCGCCGGCCCCGACGTCCACGCCCGCTCGCACCGCCGCCCCTGCGGTCTTCGAGGCCCCGGTGTTCGAAGCGCCGGCCTTCCCGGCCAGCGAGCCGCCCGCCGTGGAGTTCGGCGAAGAAGACTTCGAGGCCGCCGACGGCTTCACCTCGGCGCTGGAGCCGGAAACGGCGTTCGAGCCGACCGCCGAAGAGTACGACAGCGACTTCTCGGCCCCCGAATTCGCCACCACTGAGTTCGCCGCTCCGGAAGAGCCGGTCGCGACCGGACGTCCGCTGTCGACGCGCGAAGTGATCGAGCAAGCCCGGGCCGCCGCGCGTCAGGCCGCCATGGCCGGCGACGCCAAGGGCAAGGACAAGCCGAAGGCCGCCAAGAAGGCCGGAACCTCGCTGTTCGCCGGTTTCGGCGCCAAGGGCTCGGAAAAGAAAGCCAAGAAGGGCGGCATGAAGACCGCTCTGATGGTCTCGGCCACCGCCGCCTGCCTGGGCGTCGGCTCGGCCGGCGTGATCATGAGCATGGCCCAGGGCACGGGTCCCGTGCCGGAGCGCGTGGCCCAGGGCACGACCAACAAGGCGACCGGCGAGATCCGCGCCGCCGAGACTGACACCAGCCCGGCCGGCGCCCGCGCCGCCGTGGCCCTGACCTCGCAGGTCCCTGTCGAGGCGAGCTCGACCGAGACCTCGCCCGCCGCCATCGCGCCGCCCGGCGAAAACGCCCAGGCCCTCTACGAGGACGGCGTGCGTCGCATCGAGGCCAAGGACCGCACGGGTCTGGAGAGCCTTCGCAAGGCCGCCAATCTCGGCCTGCCGCGCGCCCAGTTCTACCTGGCCAAGATGTACGAGGTCGGTGAGGGCGGTGTGAAGAAGGACATGGCCGAGGCCCGCCGCTGGACCGAGCGCGCCGCCACGGCCGGCGAGCCGCGCGCCATGCACAACCTGGCCCTCTACTACTACAAGGGCGACGGCGGCGAACGGAACTCGACCAAGGCCGCCAGCTGGTTCCGCAAGGCCTCGGACCTGGGCCTGGTCGACAGCCAGTTCAACCTGGCCCAGCTCTATGAAGGCGGGTGGGGCGTCAGCCAGAACCCGACCGAGGCTTACAAGTGGTACCTGATCGCGGCGCGGTCGGGCGACAACGCCTCGCGCGCCCGGGCCATGGCCCTGCGCGCCCAACTGACCGCCGAAGGCCAGCGGATCGCCGAGCGTTCGGCCAGCGCCTTCCGCTCGCAAGCCGCCGCGCCGGTTCAAGCCGTCGCCTCGGCCGCCGCGCCCAGCGCCGGCCTGGCCACTGCCCAACGCGCCCTGTCCAAGCTGGGCTACTACCAGGGGCCCCAGGACGGCGTGACCTCGCCGGCCCTGCAGATGGCCATCGCCGCCTATCAGCGCGACCAGAACCTGCAGACCTCGGGCGCCCTGGACGGCGAGACCCTGAGTCGCCTGTCGACCTGGGCCCGCTGAGCCAGAACGACCCCTCCAGCCTCTAAAGCCAAGCTTTCAAAGCCTTTTTGGACGAGCATCGTGAGGTGTTCGTCCAAAAGCTGCATCCTGTGGCCAAATATCGTCCGTGGACCTATGGGCAGACCTCGGTAATAGTCGGTCCCTTCCGGGGGGAAGGGCGCGCGTCGGAGCGAGCGCCCGAAGGAGTAGACATGGCGTTCGAAGCAGCAGCGGCCGATCACACGCAAGACCGCGTGCCGGTGCCCCCGGCGGTTTGGGTTTGCGGCCTGGCCACGTTGCTGCCGTTTGTCATCTGTTCGGCGCTGTTCTGCTATGGCCCGATCGACATGCGTCAAGTGTCGCTGATCAGCCTGCTGGCCTATTCCAGCGCCATGATGTCCTACCTGGGCGGCGTGCGTTGCGGCCTGGAGATCGAGCGGGCCAGCCCGCGCTGGATCACCCTGGGTCTTTCGTTGCTGTTTCCGCTGGCCGGCTTTGGCCTGCTGCTGGGCGGCCTGAAGTTCGAACCGGCCTGGCAGCTGTCGGGCTTCCTGTTGGTCTTTATCCTGCAATGGCTTTGGGACGTGACCAACCATGACGGCCCGGCCTGGCGTCCGCGCTTGCGCACCCTGCTGACCTCCGGCGCGGCCATCTCACTGGCCTTCGCGCTGGAACAGGCGCTGCACCTCTAGAATTCAGCGCGGCTACTGGCTCGTGGCTACGGTCTGCGTCGCCGTAGGATTCACGGCCACGACCGTACCGGCATCGGCGGCCGGCGCGTCGATCGAGACCACGGCGGCGGCCTTCGGCGCATTGATGAACGGCGTTTCCTCGTTGAGCGGATCGGATACGCAGGTGGCGGCGACCTGCTTGCTCAGCTCTTCTTCCTTGCTGTTCTGTCGCATGCCCAGGGCGGCCGAGGCCACGGTGCCGGCGAATGGCACGACGGCGTTGCCGCCCATGCCGACCGCCTTCTTGAGCAGCCCAGGCTCTTCGTAATCGATCGCCTTGGCGCGGATCGCCTTGCAGGCTTCGGTGTCGTATTTCGGGTCCTTGGCGTCGAGTTTGGCCACGGTCTTGACCGGGGCTTCGCCGGCCGCGGCGATCATCGGCGTCACCGACAAGGCCAGAACAGCGCCGATCAGGATCGGTCGCATGACGGTTCTCCTTCCAACGTCCCGGGATCAAAACGCCCGGACGCGAAGGGTGATCCTTCAGTCTGGGCGCAGCGATTTCCAGCCGACAGCGTGAACCCGCCGAGGGCCCAGGGCGGCGGCCAATGGCGGGCCGCCGAACAGCGGGGCGAAAGCCTGGTCCAGGATGTTGAGCCCACCGGTGAAGGCCCCGAAGGCCGGCAGCACCAGGCGACTGCCGTCGGTCACGAAACAGCGCCGGCGGGTGGTGGCCCGGCCGCTGGTCACCTTGGCGGCCGGATGCAGGTGGCCGGCCACCTCGCCGGGCTGAGCGCCGGGCAGGGGCTCGTGGCGGAAGGTCAGGCCGGCGATCGCCGCCTCGTCGACCACGTCGCCGGGCAGGGCGCGAGGGCCGTCGGCGTCGTGGTTGCCCACCGCCCAGACCAGTTGCCGGCCCAAGGCCAAGGCGGCGATGCGGGCGCGATCCTCGGCCGGCAGTCGGTCTTCACCCGCGCCGTCGTGAAAGCTGTCGCCCAGGAAGACCAAGGTCGCGGGCGACAGGGCCGCCAGTTCACGCTCCAGCCGGTCCAGGGTCTCGCGGGTGTCGTAGGGCGGCAGCATCTGGCCGAAGCGCGCGGCGTAGCTGCTGCCCTTCTCGAAGTGCAGGTCGGCCACGACCATCGTGCGCTCGGCCTCCAGCCAAAGGGCGCCGGAGTGGCGCAGCACGGCGCGCGTGCCCGCCACCTCGATCCGCAGGCCGCCGCAATCGTTGAGTTGGAACGCCAGACTGGTCACGTCGTGGATACTCTCACTAAGTTTATCGCTCCGCGATCAGGCACTAAGCCATCGCTTCCGCGATCAGGTCTTCCTCGGCATCGGCCAGGATCATTTCGCCGGCCGCGTCGCCCGGCGCGCGCTCGCGGCCGATCTCCAGCATGATCGGCACGGCGATCGGCGACACGCGGTCCAGCGCCGCATGACGGATGCGGCCCTGGATCCGCGTCAGCAGATCGCCCAGCCGCGCCACGTCCAGAGAACCGGTCGCCGCGTCGGCTCGGGCGCAGCGCAGCAGCAGGTGATCGGGCTGGTGACGGCGCAGCACGTCGTAGATCAAGTCGGTCGAGAAGGTCACCTGGCGGCCGGACTTCTCCTGGCCCGGATGGCGGCGCTCGATCAGGCCCGAGATCAGGGCGCAGGCCTTGAAGGCGCGCTTCATCAGGAAGCTCTCGTCCAGCCACGCTTCCAGGTCGTCGCCCAGCATGTCCTGTGCGAACAGTTCGTCGAGGTCGAGCCCGTCCATAGGCTTCAGCGACCAGATGTTGACCGCGTAGTCGTTGGCCACGAAGCCCAGCGGGCCGACGCCCAGCCGGTCCAGCCGCCGGGTCAGCAGCATGGCCAGGGTGGTATGGGCCAGGCGGCCCTCGAACGGGTAGCAGACCATGTGGAAGCGCTTGCCGTGCGGGAAGGTCTCCAGCAGCATCTCGTCCTGCTCGGGAATGATCGAGCGGACCTTCTGGTAGCCCAGCCATTCCTGGACGTCCGGGGGCAGGGCGGGCCATTCGCGCTCGTCGTGCATCATCGCCCGTACCCGGCCGGCCAGATAGGTCGACAGCGGGAACTTCGAGCCGCCCCAGCTGGGCATCATCGGGTCCTTGTCCGGCGCGGGCGTGACGAAGGCGTCGGCCCCGACCAGGCTGTTGAACCGCCAGACCTGGCCGGCGAACACGAAGGTGTCGCCCGGCTTCATGGCCTCGAAGAAGCCTTCTTCCGCCTCTCCCACCTTTCGGCCGCCCATCGGTCGTTTACCGCCGCCGATGCGCACATTGATCATGGCCGGCGAGACGATGGCCCCGACGTTCATCCGGTGAGCCAGAACGGCCTGGGCGTTGCGCGCCCGCCAAAGCCCGTCCTGGCCCGGCACGATGCGGCGGAACTTGTCGTAGGTGCGCAGGGCGTAGCCGCCGGTAGAGACGAAATCGACGACGGTCTCGAAGTCTTCCCACGACAGGTCGGCGTAGGGGCCGGCCGTGCGGACCTCGTCATAGAGGTCGGTCAGGGCGAAGGGCTCCGAGCACGCGCAGCCCATGATGTGCTGGGCCAGGACATCCAGCGCACCCATGCGAGCTGGCTCGCCATCCAGATGCCCGCCTAGGATGGCGTCGGCGGCGGCGCGGCACTCCAGATATTCGAAGCGGTTGGCGGGGGCCAGGATGGCGCGCGAGGGCTCGTCCAGGCGGTGGTTGGCGCGGCCGATCCGCTGGACCATCCGCGAGGCGCCCTTCGGCGCGGCCAACTGGATGACCAGGTCGACGTCACCCCAGTCGATGCCCATGTCGAGCGTGGAGGTGCAGACCACGGCCCGGATCTCGCCGCGCGCCATGGCCGCCTCGACCTTGCGCCGCTGCTCGGCGGCCAGGCTGCCGTGGTGCAGGGCGATGGCCAGGCCGTCGTCGTTGAGCTTCCACAGCTCCTGGAACGCGAACTCGGCCTGGAAGCGTGTGTTGACGAAGACCAGGGCGGTCTTGGCGCCTTTGATGATCTCGTAGATCTCGGCCATGGCGTGCTCGGCCGTGTGGCCGGCCCAGGGGACCCGGCCGCCGGAGACCAGGACTTCCACAATCGGTTGCGCGCCGCCCTGGCCGAGGACCAGGTCGACCTCATGAGCCGAGGAAATGAGGTCCTCCCCCTGTGGGGGAGGTGGTCGCGCGGCGACCGGAGGGGGGAGAGATCGGGCCTCCGCCGCCGTATCCCCCCACCGGCCTTCGGCCGCCTCCCCCACAGGGGGAGGGGCGTTCCAGCCCAGCCACCTTCTCACCAGGTCCGGATCATCCACCGTCGCCGACAACCCCACTCGTCGCAGGTTCGGCGCGAACAGTTGCAGCCGCGCCAGGCCCAGCGACAGCAGGTCGCCGCGCTTGGAGGGCCAGATGGCGTGGGCCTCGTCGATGATCACGCAGGACAGGTCGGCGAAGTAGTTGCGCGCGCCCTCCCAGGCGCAGAACAGCGCCAGCTGTTCGGGCGTGGTCAGCAGGATGTCAGGCGGGCGCAGGCGCTGGCGCTGCTTGCGCGCCTCGCCGGTGTCGCCGGTGCGGCTTTCGGCGACGATCTTCAGGCCCATCTCGCGGATCGGCGTGGCCAGGTTGCGCTCGATGTCGACCGCCAGGGCCTTCAGCGGCGAAATGTAAAGTGTATGCACCCCGGCCGGCGTGTTGCGGGGCGCGCGCTCGGACAGTTCGATCAGGCTGGGCAGAAAGCCCGCCAGGGTCTTGCCGCCGCCGGTGGGGGCGATCAGCAGGGCGTCGCGGCCCTGCCGACCCTTCTCGACCATGGCCAGTTGATGCGGTCTGGGCGCCCAGCCGCGCGCGGCGAACCACTCTTGAAAGCGTGGAGGAAGGGCGGTCGCCGCGAGCATTGCCCACGCCTATAGCATGTTCCCGTTCCGTTTCCATGCGGCTACCTGCCGCTTTCCGGTGTTTTGACAAGGGTGGTACGCGAGTCCATCCATAGGTTCAGACCGTTAGGGGCGTGCGACAATGGGACGGATGGCGACGAGCGGCTTGGCGGGCCTGGCCCTGGCGGCGATGCTGGTCTCGGGCGCGCCGGCCTGGGCGGAAAAGTCCGCTCCCCATGAAATCTCTCGCGCCGAGTTGCTGCGCCGCGCCAAGGCCGGCGACATCAAGGCCTACGACCTGCTGGCCAACAGCTATCTCGACGCCAAGGGCGACCTGCGCGACGTCGAGGCGGCGGTCCGCTGGTTGAAGATCGGGGTCAAGGCCGGCGACACCGACTGCATGATCGACCTGGGCAATCTTTATTACGACGGCGCCGACCTGAATCAGGATCCCGACCAGGCGCTGTCGCTCTACGTGGCCGCCGCGGCCAAGGGCGACGCCCTGGGCGCCTACAACGCCGGCCTGGTCTACGAGACCAGCGCCGACGATATCGCCCAGGCGGTCAGCTGGTACCGCCGCGCCGCCGCTGGCGGCGACGAGGGCGGGATGTACAAGGTGGCCCTGGCCTATCAGTTGGGACGCGGCGCGCCGTCCGACTCGACCCAGGCCGTGGCCTGGATGCGCATGGCGGCGCGGGCCGGCTCGGCCGACGCGACCAACGATCTGGGCGAATACTATGCGCAGGGCTACGGTGTCGCGGCCGACCCCGTCCAGGCGCTGAAGTTCTACCGCGAGGCTGTTCGCCTGGGTTCTGCCGTGGCCATGGCCAATGTCGGCTCCGCCTATCACGACGGCGAGGGCGTGACGGCCGACTTCCAGGAAGCGCGCAGCTGGTACGTGATGGCGGCCAACAACGGCGACGTGACGGCCTATTACGAGCTGGGCCAGATGTACGAGGACGGCGAGGGCGTTAAGACCAGCGCCGCCAAGGCCGTCGAGCTGTATCGCGCCGCCGCCGAGAGCGACGATGACGACGTCGCCCAGGCCGCCGAGGACGCCATCGAGCGCCTTGAGGGCGGATCCTCGACGACTCCGACCGCTTAAGCCGCCGTTCGCATTTTGTTTCGGCGGTCGACCTGCTAAATCAGGTGGGTGACCGCACAGATTCCCGCCCTCGATCTCGCCCCCGCCCTGGTGGTTCTGCCCGGCCCGCGCGCCGGCGTCGCCGACGGCTCGGGCGAGGGGCGGGTGCTGCGCACGCCGGACGCCCGCGACCTGCTCGAATACGGGCCGGTGCTGGTCGCCCACGCCTCGATGACCGCCAAGCGGCTGAACCTGCAGGCGCCGACGCGCGGGCGCGGCGTGTTCGACGTGCTGGAGCTCTACGCCTTCACCCGTCCGGCCACTTTCTGCGCGCCGTCGGCCGTGGGGTTGGCCACGGCCCTGGGCCTGCCCGAACCCAAGGGCGCGGCGGCCCAGGCCCAGACCCTGCGCGACGCCGCCGCCGCCCTGCTGCACGAACTGTCGCTGACGCCACGGCCGTCACGCGAGGAAGCTCTGGCCGTCGCCGAGACCCTGGCCCGCGCCGGCTGGTCCTGGGGGCCGGCGGTGGTCGGCGCCCTGCGCTCGGCCCCGGTCGGCAACCAGTTCCGCAGCTCCGGCCTCGACGTCTGGGCCCGCGCCCTGGAGTGGGAAGACCAGGCCCCGCCCGGCGAGCCCGGCTCGCGTCCCGTCGATCCCGAACGCGCCAGCGAGCGCTTGAAGGAGCTGCTGCACCGCTCGGGCCTGGACGAGGTGCGCGAGGCCCAGGACACCTTCGCCCGCGAGGCCGCCTACGCCTTCGCGCCGCGTGAACGCGAGGGCGAGCCGCAGATGATGCTGGCCGAGGCCGGCACCGGTGTCGGCAAGACCCTGGGCTATCTGGCCCCGGCCTCGGTCTGGGCCGAGATGAACGGCCCGGCGGTGTGGATCAGCACCTATACCCGCGCCCTGCAGCGCCAGATCGAGCGCGAGAGCCACTCGATCTATCCCGACCCGCTGGTCCGGGCCCGCAAGGCGGTGGTCCGCAAGGGACGCGAGAACTACCTGTGCCTTCTGAACTTCCAGGAGCAGGTCAATACCGCCCAACTGGGCAATGGCGACCTGATCGGCCTGGGCCTGGCCGCCCGCTGGGCGCGCGCCAGTCGCGACGGCGACATGACCGGCGGCGACTTTCCGGCCTGGCTGCCGACCCTGTTCGCCATCCCGCCC
The window above is part of the Caulobacter soli genome. Proteins encoded here:
- a CDS encoding acyl-CoA dehydrogenase family protein gives rise to the protein MADFGGGDLETFRAETRAWLEANYPSSLNAPMTEDDAPWGGKKFVWKNPDAKLWLDRMAERGWTAPMWPKAYGGGGLSKAENKVLEQELRRLKARPALMSFGIWMLGPVLLEYATEEQKQRFLPEIVRGETRWCQGYSEPGAGSDLASLQTKCEDKGDHWLINGQKVWTSYADQADWIFCLVRTDTTKKHEGISFVLFDMSSPGVEARPIKLISGSSPFCETFFDNVKVPKEQLVGKVNGGWDIAKRLLQYERQNISASGFGGGGGLDLVEAALKEIGVDASGKLADGDLRARIAQHRMDAHAFMLTVRRAEAESKTGSGPSAAVSIIKYAAAKMNQERTELLVEALGLQGLGWEGEGFTKDELAAPRAMLRAKGNSIEGGTSEVNLNVVAKRVLGLLDHQ
- a CDS encoding phosphatidylglycerol lysyltransferase domain-containing protein, which produces MSAPQLRPAFLAVAPTLSAILAAAAGILLLASGATPSEPTRFAIWVAVAPGPLIEVSHFVSSIIGLILVLLAFGLRSRLDAAWWAALFALAGGAVLALFKGLNWEETVILTGIMLAMLPFHEAFPRKAALSRMEITPGWLLSAAAALVGVALCGWWTFAHTEYADQSVMKTIGDREVARAIRSSAAAAIVLMAIGVWRLIATPATPPVVDDTDPEFDRVRAILAKAENAEPPSNLALLGDKRFLFSASGESFLMFGVRGRSWIAMGPPVGRDDERMELFWRFRELADAHAARAGFYALGPADLPDSVDLGLAIQKTGESAAVPLEAFSLSGRRREVLRRNWRKAGEGGAAFEVIPADQVHTVMDDLKRISDAWLAHHAGGEKGFSMGGFEERYVAEFPIALVRVEDQIVAFATLWTTAGKVSFSMDLMRYSDDAPKNVMDYLFVELLGWGKEQGYQAFEFGVAPLAGLEDRPLAPIMSRVGRLLYERGEEIYNFQGVRRYKDKYDPVWQPRYIAAPHKWAIPFLLADIGLLSSGGVSGLTKRPRPSSAGRPSSSPAD
- a CDS encoding SEL1-like repeat protein translates to MTAAAPWSVKGIDPKAREVAKDLARRSGMTLGEWLNRMIIEGEGFDASALEAFGEPSRPSLAVDNARTNPSYYETTRGGAPSRIEAREHPADEVGRVAVALDRLTDRIEAAEKRSAQAISGIDESVRGALQRLVAAEREQVAVAARFEGVADEIKTDQTRAAERLRRIEAEAAGPRSAEALRALEGALGKVAGHLYEGEARTRETIAHLENRLDNQAGVGAGDPSALVEEVVARLGQRLEAAEARTAEALQALNTSFSALDGRLNAVESSNPGEGVQKRLDDLTGSLTQRMEAARMEMAAKLRESADGRFDRMERKLGEMTAHVQAAEQRSAQAIERMGREVVGMADALNRRVQTSEARNTAAIEQVAASIDQKLNRADSVQAQALEKLGAEIARITEKLAERIGNAERRNALAIDDVGDQVTRVTDRLNQRHERTSQELVDRIRQSEERTARLLEEAREKIDTKLGEAQKRLAEQAAAAAPAPARPAPSPFDDGERYSFGGEAVPEDVFHQAAAFAPAPTSTPARTAAPAVFEAPVFEAPAFPASEPPAVEFGEEDFEAADGFTSALEPETAFEPTAEEYDSDFSAPEFATTEFAAPEEPVATGRPLSTREVIEQARAAARQAAMAGDAKGKDKPKAAKKAGTSLFAGFGAKGSEKKAKKGGMKTALMVSATAACLGVGSAGVIMSMAQGTGPVPERVAQGTTNKATGEIRAAETDTSPAGARAAVALTSQVPVEASSTETSPAAIAPPGENAQALYEDGVRRIEAKDRTGLESLRKAANLGLPRAQFYLAKMYEVGEGGVKKDMAEARRWTERAATAGEPRAMHNLALYYYKGDGGERNSTKAASWFRKASDLGLVDSQFNLAQLYEGGWGVSQNPTEAYKWYLIAARSGDNASRARAMALRAQLTAEGQRIAERSASAFRSQAAAPVQAVASAAAPSAGLATAQRALSKLGYYQGPQDGVTSPALQMAIAAYQRDQNLQTSGALDGETLSRLSTWAR
- a CDS encoding DUF3429 domain-containing protein, yielding MAFEAAAADHTQDRVPVPPAVWVCGLATLLPFVICSALFCYGPIDMRQVSLISLLAYSSAMMSYLGGVRCGLEIERASPRWITLGLSLLFPLAGFGLLLGGLKFEPAWQLSGFLLVFILQWLWDVTNHDGPAWRPRLRTLLTSGAAISLAFALEQALHL
- the pdeM gene encoding ligase-associated DNA damage response endonuclease PdeM: MAFQLNDCGGLRIEVAGTRAVLRHSGALWLEAERTMVVADLHFEKGSSYAARFGQMLPPYDTRETLDRLERELAALSPATLVFLGDSFHDGAGEDRLPAEDRARIAALALGRQLVWAVGNHDADGPRALPGDVVDEAAIAGLTFRHEPLPGAQPGEVAGHLHPAAKVTSGRATTRRRCFVTDGSRLVLPAFGAFTGGLNILDQAFAPLFGGPPLAAALGPRRVHAVGWKSLRPD